Proteins co-encoded in one Granulicella cerasi genomic window:
- a CDS encoding MarR family winged helix-turn-helix transcriptional regulator — translation MQTSRRFDAMTAELFKPDGLSLLEALVLSALFFESAVPVKPSQLAETFDTTRSNVSHCISSLEARGFVQRKVDPADARAYHLVLKPQGRKVAVRVIGAMDKLQNHFEQQVGRDSLRRSLGVIRKLATPE, via the coding sequence ATGCAGACCTCCCGTCGCTTCGACGCGATGACCGCCGAGCTCTTCAAACCAGATGGACTCAGCCTCCTCGAAGCCCTGGTGCTTTCGGCGCTCTTTTTCGAGTCCGCCGTGCCGGTCAAGCCATCACAACTCGCGGAAACCTTCGATACGACTCGCAGTAACGTGAGCCATTGCATCTCTTCGCTGGAGGCGCGCGGCTTCGTGCAACGCAAGGTCGATCCAGCCGATGCCCGCGCTTATCACCTCGTGCTGAAGCCGCAAGGCCGTAAAGTCGCCGTGCGCGTCATCGGCGCGATGGACAAACTGCAGAACCACTTCGAGCAGCAGGTCGGCAGGGACTCTCTACGCCGCAGCCTCGGCGTCATCCGCAAGCTGGCGACGCCTGAATAA
- a CDS encoding TMEM175 family protein yields the protein MSERQLTPNRLEAFTDGVIAIIITIMVLELKVPAREVSNGEALIHTLPMLFIYLLSFVQTGIYWVNHHYMIHEVKRVTHGLLWANLFFLFTLSLIPFGTMWAGERGLTSFSVALYSVCCVLPAVTWNLLSNAICRSGGKHVAGSGRTAKQVLSGCLYLAAIPTAYFSRIAAIACIGAVAVMWLIPPKEIRELSRQPLS from the coding sequence ATGTCCGAGCGACAACTTACACCGAATCGACTCGAAGCCTTCACCGATGGCGTGATCGCCATCATCATCACCATCATGGTGCTGGAGCTGAAGGTCCCTGCGCGCGAAGTAAGCAACGGCGAAGCGCTGATACATACGCTGCCGATGCTCTTCATCTACCTGCTCAGCTTCGTGCAGACGGGTATTTATTGGGTGAATCATCACTACATGATTCATGAGGTGAAGCGCGTCACACACGGCCTGCTGTGGGCGAATCTCTTCTTCCTCTTCACCTTGTCGCTCATCCCTTTCGGCACCATGTGGGCTGGCGAACGAGGCCTCACCTCGTTCAGTGTCGCCCTCTACAGCGTGTGCTGCGTGCTTCCCGCTGTCACATGGAACCTGCTCTCAAATGCCATCTGTCGGTCGGGCGGCAAGCACGTTGCAGGGAGTGGAAGAACGGCGAAACAAGTGCTGTCTGGTTGTCTATACCTTGCTGCGATTCCCACCGCATACTTCTCGCGCATCGCTGCAATCGCCTGTATTGGCGCGGTCGCGGTGATGTGGCTCATTCCTCCGAAAGAGATTCGTGAGCTATCGCGTCAGCCACTCAGCTAA
- the dapA gene encoding 4-hydroxy-tetrahydrodipicolinate synthase: MNLEGCGTALITPFRHDGSLDEAALVAHVNWQIANGINLLIPCGTTGEAATLSEQEWLRVIEVTVQTAAGRVPVFAGATHNATHQAVLNAKKLAGIDGLTGILTANPYYNKPGQEGQYQHFKAIAEAVDMPIMLYNIPGRTGTNLLPETILRLAELKNIVAVKESSGNLVQITELLTQAPRSLRVFAGDDALALPTIAVGGCGLISVASNAMPTLMSAMTNSAVHGDWINARRLNRQLFEFMQANFIEPSPAPIKTVLQLMGRSNGQLRLPMVPVSATTRRKLETVIGELGQLQDRPDARPRMF, encoded by the coding sequence ATGAACCTCGAAGGCTGCGGCACCGCACTGATTACACCTTTCCGCCATGATGGCTCGCTCGATGAAGCGGCCCTGGTGGCTCACGTCAATTGGCAGATCGCCAACGGCATCAACCTCCTTATCCCATGTGGCACTACCGGCGAAGCCGCCACGCTCAGCGAGCAGGAATGGCTGCGGGTTATCGAAGTGACCGTGCAGACGGCCGCTGGTCGCGTGCCCGTCTTTGCGGGTGCGACCCACAACGCAACACACCAGGCTGTGCTGAACGCGAAGAAGCTCGCGGGCATCGATGGCCTCACCGGCATCCTCACGGCGAACCCGTACTACAACAAGCCTGGGCAGGAAGGTCAGTACCAACACTTCAAGGCGATCGCCGAAGCAGTGGACATGCCGATCATGCTCTATAACATCCCCGGGCGCACCGGCACGAACTTGTTGCCGGAGACGATCCTTCGCCTCGCGGAGTTGAAGAACATCGTTGCCGTGAAGGAGTCAAGCGGCAACCTCGTGCAGATCACCGAGTTGCTCACGCAGGCTCCGCGCTCACTGCGCGTCTTCGCAGGCGATGATGCGCTGGCTCTGCCCACGATCGCCGTCGGTGGCTGCGGACTTATCTCCGTCGCATCGAACGCGATGCCCACGCTGATGTCTGCCATGACGAACTCCGCCGTACACGGCGACTGGATCAACGCGCGCCGACTTAACCGTCAGCTCTTCGAGTTCATGCAGGCGAACTTCATCGAGCCGAGCCCGGCACCGATCAAGACCGTGCTGCAACTGATGGGCCGCAGCAACGGACAACTCCGCTTGCCGATGGTTCCGGTGAGCGCAACGACGCGTCGCAAACTCGAAACCGTGATCGGCGAGCTCGGACAGTTGCAGGACCGTCCTGACGCACGCCCGCGCATGTTCTAA
- the dapB gene encoding 4-hydroxy-tetrahydrodipicolinate reductase, translating into MRILVLGVGKTGKLVAEIAAEHGHSVHVLDAKENKDAAALTPPFVAGFDVVIDFTTPEAVISNMRAVLATGGKMVVGTTGWYEKLADMSSLADRRGASLLYGTNYSIGVQITMELAKRMTDALKNFGYTFSISETHHTSKLDSPSGTALTLRDVVAAELPADTAVTITAHRIGDAAGIHTLEAESSSDKLLLTHESKSRRSFAEGAVRAAEWLAEQKPAVYNFRDVYDKV; encoded by the coding sequence ATGCGTATTCTCGTTCTCGGTGTAGGCAAGACCGGCAAGCTCGTCGCGGAGATCGCGGCCGAGCACGGACACAGCGTGCACGTACTCGACGCCAAGGAAAACAAGGACGCAGCGGCGCTCACGCCGCCGTTCGTCGCAGGCTTCGATGTCGTCATCGACTTCACCACGCCTGAGGCCGTCATCTCCAACATGCGTGCGGTGCTCGCCACCGGCGGCAAGATGGTCGTCGGCACCACGGGTTGGTACGAGAAGCTTGCGGATATGAGCAGCCTCGCAGACCGTCGCGGCGCTTCCCTGCTCTACGGCACCAACTATTCCATCGGTGTGCAGATCACGATGGAGCTGGCAAAGCGTATGACCGATGCGCTGAAGAACTTCGGCTACACCTTCTCGATCTCCGAGACGCACCACACCTCGAAGCTCGACAGCCCCAGCGGAACGGCACTGACGCTACGCGATGTCGTCGCCGCAGAGCTTCCTGCAGACACCGCCGTCACCATCACCGCACATCGCATCGGCGATGCTGCCGGCATCCACACGCTGGAAGCCGAAAGCTCCTCCGACAAGCTCCTGCTCACGCATGAGTCGAAGTCGCGCCGTTCGTTCGCCGAAGGCGCCGTACGCGCGGCCGAATGGCTCGCGGAGCAGAAGCCCGCGGTTTATAACTTCCGCGACGTCTACGACAAGGTCTAG
- a CDS encoding alpha,alpha-trehalase has translation MRLVRTVAIATLLCASSAAHTQTQSIDSYIHESWDKLSRSTTECTSVVDTKLNTTPILYLPADVREPASVNAMRTQCKVDVQHLPRVIEHEGDVMPADIQRPGLLYLPNRYVVPGGRFNEMYGWDSYFILLGELEDGRNDLARGTVENFFYEIDHYGAILNANRTYFLTRSQPPFLSSMVLAVYRAEQKQDPKAAKKWLRRAWPYLQRDHDLWTHAPHLAGRTGLARYSDLGHGPVPEMSDDSTYYVDVIHWLRAHPSQETAAYLEPANAKQKCAANEQCLRAEADGYQLTEKFFAGDRAMRESGFDTTFRFGPYSGSTDEFAPFCLNALLYKYERDVAFIAAELGHSDDAVAWSTTAGTRLAKIRELLWSEKLGIFVDYNTHTQQQSSYAYSTTYYALWAGIATPEQAKRLVSALPLFERKGGLMTSNVTTGVQWDAPYGWAPLQWLAVDGLQHYGYDAEARRIAEEFMTSVRNGYTHDGTIREKYNVDTASAEVVVGTGYKQNVIGFGWTNGVYVKLRALLAPATK, from the coding sequence GTGCGACTAGTTCGCACAGTAGCGATCGCAACTCTGCTGTGTGCGTCCTCCGCGGCGCACACGCAGACGCAGAGCATCGACAGCTACATTCACGAGAGCTGGGATAAGCTCTCGCGCTCGACTACCGAATGCACTTCGGTGGTCGACACCAAGCTCAACACCACTCCGATTCTTTACCTGCCTGCTGACGTGCGCGAACCCGCGTCCGTAAACGCAATGCGCACGCAGTGCAAGGTGGATGTGCAACATCTTCCGCGTGTGATCGAGCACGAGGGCGATGTCATGCCTGCAGACATTCAACGCCCCGGCTTGCTCTATCTGCCGAACCGCTACGTCGTCCCGGGCGGCCGTTTTAATGAGATGTACGGCTGGGATTCGTACTTCATCCTGCTCGGCGAACTCGAAGACGGACGCAACGATCTCGCTCGCGGAACGGTAGAAAATTTCTTCTACGAGATCGATCACTACGGCGCGATTCTCAACGCGAACCGCACGTACTTTCTAACGCGTTCGCAGCCTCCATTCCTCTCCTCGATGGTGCTTGCTGTGTATCGTGCGGAGCAGAAGCAAGATCCGAAAGCCGCGAAGAAGTGGCTGCGTCGCGCATGGCCCTACCTGCAGCGGGATCATGACCTGTGGACACATGCGCCGCACCTTGCAGGCAGAACCGGACTCGCCCGCTACAGTGATCTCGGCCACGGCCCCGTGCCGGAGATGAGCGATGACAGCACGTACTACGTCGACGTCATTCACTGGCTGCGAGCGCACCCTTCGCAGGAGACGGCAGCGTATCTCGAACCTGCGAACGCGAAGCAGAAGTGCGCAGCGAATGAGCAGTGCCTGCGCGCAGAAGCAGACGGCTATCAACTCACGGAGAAGTTTTTTGCGGGTGATCGAGCCATGCGCGAATCAGGCTTCGACACCACATTTCGCTTCGGTCCTTACAGCGGATCAACGGACGAGTTTGCGCCCTTCTGCTTGAATGCGTTGCTCTACAAGTACGAACGTGATGTCGCATTCATCGCTGCAGAGCTTGGCCACAGCGATGATGCGGTGGCGTGGAGCACGACCGCAGGCACACGGCTCGCCAAGATCCGTGAACTGCTGTGGAGCGAGAAGCTTGGCATCTTTGTGGACTACAACACGCACACGCAGCAGCAATCGTCTTACGCGTACTCGACAACGTACTACGCACTCTGGGCTGGGATCGCGACGCCGGAGCAAGCGAAGCGTCTCGTCTCGGCCCTTCCCCTCTTCGAGCGCAAGGGCGGCTTGATGACGAGCAATGTCACGACCGGCGTGCAATGGGACGCACCCTACGGCTGGGCGCCGTTGCAGTGGCTTGCGGTCGATGGACTGCAACACTACGGCTACGATGCAGAGGCTCGTCGCATCGCGGAAGAGTTCATGACGAGCGTGCGCAACGGCTACACCCACGATGGCACCATCCGCGAGAAGTACAACGTAGACACCGCATCTGCCGAGGTCGTCGTCGGCACAGGCTACAAACAGAACGTCATCGGATTCGGTTGGACGAACGGCGTTTATGTGAAGCTGCGCGCCTTACTGGCACCGGCGACGAAGTAA
- a CDS encoding TonB-dependent receptor plug domain-containing protein, which translates to MTWISSSARMLLWPFGVACCISVAAQQQAPAAPAPVKESVTVVGTLDPVTEAQSQRSTASLVVQPVRLTTDGTASLLRDDASVDIQQRGGGGVQSDVSIRGSSYEQTLVLLNGLRINDAQTSHFNLDIPVPFQALDGAYVLHGAGSTLYGSDAVSGVVNLTTAKPQAGWSARLRAGAASFGGNSGSAVLGYGGKKFSDQLSGNREFSEGFIADRDYRSEEVANETRYAAPFGEGSLLVAASDRAYGAAQFYGNYPSWERTKDWYAALQQRLGKQTQTAVAYRRHTDEFVLYRLNPAAYENNHVDTSWQGVVRRHDDFRWQELGLDAGLDFNFDQIASSNLGHHGRNRGAGYLNARVRTTKHGALTIGGREEIFSGGTKVFVPSFALDQYIGERLKLRGAISKGFRIPTYTDLYYSDPTSKGNPNLKPESAWSYEGGFDYYPGMHWAISATGFTSSQKNVIDYVRPNAATIYTAANLTHIQLTGAEVSVLWRPAQGQEIRAAFTGLSGARDALNGYQSRYVFNYANENASLSYNASLRCGLTLRERLRVVNRYNGQLYPVFDSSAAYERWRVHPYVQMTNLNNASYQEVVGVPMQTRAFGGGVEIVLSKK; encoded by the coding sequence ATGACATGGATCTCTTCTTCGGCGCGTATGCTGCTGTGGCCCTTTGGCGTGGCCTGCTGTATTTCAGTGGCCGCGCAGCAGCAAGCGCCTGCAGCGCCAGCTCCGGTGAAGGAGTCGGTGACCGTTGTCGGCACGCTCGATCCTGTGACGGAGGCGCAAAGCCAGCGCTCTACAGCGTCTTTGGTCGTGCAGCCTGTGCGACTCACTACGGATGGCACGGCGTCTCTGCTGCGTGATGACGCCTCGGTGGATATTCAGCAGCGAGGCGGCGGTGGCGTACAGAGCGACGTGTCGATCCGCGGCTCGTCGTATGAGCAGACACTGGTGCTCTTGAACGGTTTGCGTATTAACGACGCGCAGACCTCACACTTCAACCTTGATATCCCTGTGCCGTTTCAGGCGCTCGATGGTGCGTATGTGCTGCATGGTGCGGGTTCGACGCTCTACGGATCCGATGCGGTGAGCGGTGTGGTGAATCTGACTACCGCCAAGCCGCAGGCAGGCTGGTCGGCGCGCCTGCGGGCGGGCGCTGCGAGCTTTGGTGGTAACAGCGGGTCCGCGGTGCTCGGCTACGGTGGTAAGAAGTTCAGCGATCAGTTGAGTGGCAATCGCGAGTTCTCTGAAGGCTTCATCGCTGATCGCGATTATCGCTCCGAGGAGGTCGCGAACGAGACGCGGTATGCTGCTCCGTTTGGCGAAGGATCATTGCTCGTGGCAGCGAGCGACCGAGCTTACGGCGCAGCGCAGTTCTATGGCAACTACCCGTCGTGGGAGCGCACGAAGGATTGGTATGCCGCGCTGCAGCAGCGACTCGGTAAACAGACGCAGACGGCGGTGGCTTATCGCCGGCACACCGACGAGTTTGTGCTCTACCGTCTGAACCCCGCGGCGTATGAGAACAACCATGTTGATACGAGCTGGCAGGGAGTGGTGCGGCGGCATGATGATTTCAGGTGGCAGGAGCTTGGCCTGGACGCAGGATTGGACTTCAACTTCGATCAGATTGCGAGTTCGAACCTCGGTCATCATGGACGCAATCGCGGCGCAGGTTATCTGAACGCACGCGTTCGCACGACGAAGCACGGAGCGCTGACGATTGGTGGACGCGAAGAGATCTTCTCAGGTGGGACCAAGGTGTTTGTGCCTTCGTTTGCGCTGGACCAGTACATCGGTGAGCGGCTGAAGCTGCGCGGTGCGATCAGCAAAGGCTTCCGCATCCCGACGTACACGGACCTTTACTACTCAGACCCAACTTCGAAGGGCAATCCGAATCTCAAGCCGGAGTCCGCCTGGAGCTACGAGGGCGGCTTCGACTACTATCCCGGCATGCACTGGGCGATCTCGGCGACGGGTTTCACCTCTTCGCAAAAGAACGTGATTGACTACGTGCGGCCCAATGCTGCAACGATCTACACGGCGGCGAACCTGACGCACATTCAACTCACCGGTGCAGAGGTTTCCGTACTGTGGCGACCAGCGCAGGGGCAGGAGATTCGCGCAGCGTTTACCGGACTGAGCGGTGCTCGCGATGCGCTGAACGGCTATCAATCGCGTTATGTCTTCAACTACGCCAACGAGAACGCAAGTCTGAGCTACAACGCTTCGTTGCGCTGCGGGCTTACGCTGCGCGAGCGTTTGCGCGTGGTGAATCGCTACAACGGGCAGCTCTATCCGGTGTTTGATTCGTCGGCCGCGTATGAGCGTTGGCGTGTTCATCCCTACGTGCAGATGACGAACCTCAATAACGCGAGCTATCAGGAGGTCGTGGGCGTGCCGATGCAGACGCGCGCGTTCGGGGGTGGTGTTGAGATTGTCTTGAGTAAGAAGTAA
- a CDS encoding aminopeptidase, which yields MATASASVFASLSFEQKLDRLAEVAVRIGLGLKEGQELVLTAPTDALPLVRRITEHAYKAGAKMVTTFFSDDATTLARYQFAPDDSFDYAPTWYYDAIAASFKSGAARMAIAGANPALLKSQDPNKVSRAGVAVSKAYKPAMELITRHEINWTIVAAATPKWAELVFPGEPEDVAVAKLWDAIFHASRITSDDPVAQWREHGENLKRRVDFLNAKRFHSLRFHSDDGKTDLTVGLADNHLWAGGGTTAGNGIYCQPNIPTEECFTTPHKDRVNGFVTASKPLSHQGTLIENIQCDFVNGKIVKATATAGEEALNKLIATDEGARKLGEVALVPHASPIAESGILFWNTLFDENAASHIALGQAYSTCLIGGEKMSDEELAKLGANESLIHVDWMIGGPTMNVDGVSEDGHAEPLMRGGNWCD from the coding sequence ATGGCAACCGCATCCGCTTCCGTCTTCGCGTCTCTTTCCTTCGAACAAAAACTCGACCGTCTTGCAGAAGTCGCCGTGCGCATTGGCCTGGGCCTGAAGGAAGGCCAGGAGCTCGTGCTGACCGCGCCGACCGACGCTCTGCCGCTTGTGCGCCGCATCACCGAGCACGCATACAAAGCGGGGGCGAAGATGGTGACCACGTTCTTCTCCGACGACGCAACGACGCTGGCGCGCTATCAGTTCGCTCCTGACGACAGCTTCGACTACGCGCCCACCTGGTACTACGACGCGATCGCTGCGTCCTTCAAGTCCGGCGCAGCTCGCATGGCCATTGCTGGCGCGAACCCTGCGCTGCTGAAGTCGCAGGACCCCAACAAGGTTTCGCGCGCCGGCGTTGCGGTATCGAAGGCCTATAAGCCTGCGATGGAGTTGATCACGCGCCATGAGATCAACTGGACGATCGTCGCCGCAGCCACGCCAAAGTGGGCGGAGCTTGTCTTCCCCGGCGAGCCGGAAGATGTTGCCGTGGCGAAGCTGTGGGACGCGATCTTTCACGCTTCACGCATCACCAGCGACGACCCCGTTGCGCAGTGGCGTGAGCACGGCGAGAACCTGAAGCGCCGCGTGGACTTCCTCAACGCCAAGCGCTTTCACTCGCTGCGCTTCCACAGCGATGATGGCAAGACCGACCTAACGGTCGGCCTCGCAGACAATCATCTGTGGGCAGGCGGCGGAACGACCGCAGGTAACGGTATCTACTGCCAGCCGAACATCCCCACGGAAGAGTGCTTCACCACGCCGCACAAGGACCGCGTGAACGGTTTCGTCACGGCATCCAAGCCGCTCTCGCATCAGGGCACACTGATCGAAAACATTCAGTGCGACTTCGTGAACGGCAAGATTGTGAAGGCCACCGCGACCGCTGGAGAAGAAGCGTTGAATAAGTTGATCGCGACCGACGAAGGCGCACGCAAGCTCGGCGAAGTGGCCTTGGTGCCTCATGCATCGCCCATCGCAGAGTCAGGCATTCTCTTCTGGAACACACTTTTCGATGAGAACGCCGCGAGCCACATTGCGCTCGGCCAGGCGTATTCCACCTGCCTTATCGGCGGAGAGAAGATGAGCGACGAGGAGCTCGCCAAGCTCGGTGCCAACGAGAGCCTCATCCACGTGGACTGGATGATCGGCGGACCGACGATGAACGTTGATGGCGTCAGCGAAGATGGCCACGCCGAACCGCTGATGCGCGGAGGCAACTGGTGCGACTAG